Proteins encoded together in one Rhizobacter sp. J219 window:
- a CDS encoding pyruvate, water dikinase regulatory protein produces the protein MPNRTVYFVSDGTGITAETFGNSILAQFPGKPRHVRRPFIDTLDKAHQVVREINQTAELEGVRPVVFLTLVDPDTLGVLKGSKGMVLDMFNTFIEPLEAEFGVKSNHRVGRFADVSKSQEYTDRIEAINFSLAHDDGQSAKNLEQADVILVGVSRSGKTPTSLYLAMQHGIKAANYPLIPEDFERNELPKSLAPHKAKCFGLTIAPERLAEIRNERRPNSQYANLENCKREVAQAESMMRREGISWLSSTHKSIEEIATTILRDIRPDRLMY, from the coding sequence ATGCCGAACCGCACTGTGTACTTTGTCTCTGACGGCACCGGCATCACCGCCGAAACCTTCGGCAATTCGATCCTCGCCCAGTTTCCCGGCAAGCCGCGGCACGTGCGCCGGCCCTTCATCGACACCCTGGACAAGGCCCACCAGGTGGTGCGCGAGATCAATCAGACGGCCGAGCTGGAAGGGGTGCGCCCGGTGGTTTTCCTGACGCTCGTCGATCCCGACACATTGGGGGTGCTCAAGGGCAGCAAGGGCATGGTGCTGGACATGTTCAACACCTTCATCGAACCTTTGGAGGCTGAGTTCGGCGTCAAGTCGAATCACCGCGTCGGACGGTTTGCAGACGTCTCGAAGAGCCAGGAGTACACCGACCGCATCGAGGCGATCAACTTCTCTCTCGCCCACGACGACGGCCAGTCGGCCAAGAACCTGGAACAGGCGGACGTGATCCTCGTCGGGGTGAGCCGCAGCGGCAAGACGCCGACCTCGCTCTACCTCGCCATGCAGCACGGCATCAAGGCCGCCAACTACCCGCTGATTCCCGAAGACTTCGAGCGCAACGAGCTGCCCAAGAGCCTGGCGCCGCACAAGGCCAAGTGCTTCGGTCTGACGATCGCCCCCGAGCGCCTGGCCGAGATCCGCAACGAGCGCCGGCCCAACAGCCAGTACGCCAACCTCGAAAATTGCAAACGTGAGGTGGCCCAGGCCGAAAGCATGATGCGCCGCGAAGGCATCTCGTGGCTGTCTTCCACGCACAAGTCGATCGAGGAGATCGCGACCACCATCCTGCGTGACATCCGGCCGGATCGCTTGATGTACTAG
- the ppsA gene encoding phosphoenolpyruvate synthase — protein MSSINLATALVVPFEHLRMTDVESVGGKNASLGEMISQLAASGVRVPGGFATTANAFRRFLAHNGLAERINKRLDTLNTEDVRALAEAGAEIRRWVEETPFPADLQEAITTEFAKLTAGNPTASFAVRSSATAEDLPDASFAGQQETFLNVVGIDDVLHKMKEVFASLYNDRAISYRVHKGFAHTDVALSAGVQRMVRSDLGAAGVMFTIDTESGFKDVVFITSSYGLGETVVQGAVNPDEFYVHKPALKNNKSAIIRRNLGSKLIKMEFATPEEKKASGKLVKTVDTATELRNRYSLTDADVTELAKYALIIEQHYGRAMDIEWGKDGADGQLYILQARPETVKSQQAGKAEQRYKLKGTGTVLAEGRAIGQKIGTGPVRIVHSLAEMDTVQPGDVLVTDMTDPNWEPVMKRASAIVTNRGGRTCHAAIIARELGIPAVVGCGDATDTLKDGALVTVACSEGDTGFIYDGLLETEITEVDRGELPYCPIKIMMNVGNPQLAFDFAQMPNSGVGLARLEFIINNNIGVHPKAILDYPNIDIDLKKAVESVARGHASPRAFYVDKLTEGVATIAAAFWPKPVIVRLSDFKSNEYRKLIGGSRYEPEEENPMLGFRGASRYVSDGFGDAFSMECEALKRVRNDMGLTNVEIMVPFVRTLGQAKRVTEMLAEKGLKRGHEGLRIIMMCEIPSNAVLADQFLEFFDGMSIGSNDLTQLTLGLDRDSGMEILAADFDERDPAVKALISRAITACRAVGKYVGICGQGPSDHADFADWLAAEGIVSISLNPDTVVETWKRLAARR, from the coding sequence ATGTCTTCCATCAATCTGGCGACCGCCCTGGTCGTGCCGTTTGAACACCTGAGGATGACCGACGTCGAGTCGGTTGGCGGCAAGAACGCCTCCCTCGGCGAAATGATCAGTCAGCTGGCCGCCTCGGGTGTGCGGGTGCCCGGTGGCTTTGCCACGACGGCCAACGCCTTCCGGCGCTTCCTGGCGCACAACGGCCTGGCCGAGCGCATCAACAAGCGGCTCGACACCCTCAACACCGAAGACGTGCGTGCGCTGGCCGAAGCCGGCGCCGAGATCCGTCGTTGGGTGGAAGAAACGCCGTTCCCGGCCGACCTGCAGGAAGCGATCACCACCGAGTTCGCCAAGCTGACCGCCGGCAACCCGACGGCCTCGTTCGCCGTGCGCTCCTCGGCCACTGCCGAAGACCTGCCCGATGCGAGCTTTGCCGGCCAGCAGGAGACCTTCCTCAACGTCGTCGGTATCGACGACGTGCTGCACAAGATGAAGGAGGTGTTCGCGAGCCTCTACAACGACCGCGCCATCAGCTACCGCGTGCACAAGGGCTTCGCCCACACCGACGTGGCGCTGTCGGCCGGCGTGCAGCGCATGGTGCGCTCCGACCTCGGCGCCGCTGGCGTCATGTTCACCATCGACACCGAGAGCGGCTTCAAGGACGTGGTCTTCATCACCTCCAGCTACGGACTGGGCGAGACGGTGGTGCAGGGCGCGGTGAACCCCGACGAGTTCTACGTGCACAAGCCGGCGCTGAAGAACAACAAGTCGGCCATCATCCGCCGCAACCTCGGCTCCAAGCTCATCAAGATGGAGTTCGCCACCCCCGAGGAGAAGAAGGCCTCGGGCAAGCTCGTGAAGACGGTGGACACCGCCACCGAGCTGCGCAACCGCTACTCGCTCACCGACGCCGACGTGACCGAACTGGCCAAGTACGCCCTCATCATCGAGCAGCACTACGGCCGTGCGATGGACATCGAGTGGGGCAAGGACGGCGCGGACGGCCAGCTCTACATCCTGCAGGCCCGCCCCGAGACGGTGAAGAGCCAGCAGGCGGGCAAGGCCGAGCAGCGCTACAAGCTCAAAGGCACGGGCACCGTGCTGGCGGAAGGCCGCGCCATCGGCCAGAAGATCGGCACCGGCCCCGTGCGCATCGTGCACAGCCTGGCCGAGATGGACACGGTGCAACCCGGTGACGTGCTCGTCACCGACATGACCGACCCCAACTGGGAGCCGGTGATGAAGCGGGCGAGTGCCATCGTCACCAACCGCGGCGGGCGCACCTGCCACGCCGCCATCATTGCCCGCGAGCTGGGCATCCCGGCGGTGGTCGGCTGTGGTGATGCGACCGACACCCTGAAAGACGGCGCGCTCGTCACCGTGGCTTGCTCCGAGGGCGACACCGGGTTCATCTACGACGGCCTGCTCGAGACCGAGATCACCGAGGTCGACCGCGGCGAGCTGCCGTACTGTCCGATCAAGATCATGATGAACGTGGGCAACCCACAGCTCGCGTTCGACTTCGCGCAGATGCCCAACAGCGGTGTCGGCCTTGCGCGGCTCGAGTTCATCATCAACAACAACATCGGCGTCCACCCGAAGGCGATCCTCGACTATCCCAACATCGACATCGATCTGAAGAAGGCGGTCGAGTCGGTAGCGCGTGGGCATGCCTCCCCGCGCGCCTTCTATGTCGACAAGCTCACCGAAGGGGTGGCCACCATTGCTGCGGCCTTCTGGCCCAAGCCGGTGATCGTGCGCTTGAGCGACTTCAAGAGCAACGAGTACCGCAAGCTCATCGGCGGTTCGCGCTACGAACCGGAAGAAGAAAACCCGATGCTCGGCTTCCGTGGCGCCTCGCGCTATGTGAGCGACGGGTTCGGCGATGCCTTCTCGATGGAGTGCGAAGCCCTCAAGCGCGTGCGCAATGACATGGGCCTCACCAACGTCGAGATCATGGTGCCCTTCGTGCGCACGCTCGGCCAGGCCAAGCGCGTGACCGAGATGCTGGCCGAGAAGGGCTTGAAGCGTGGCCACGAGGGGCTGCGCATCATCATGATGTGCGAGATCCCAAGCAACGCGGTGCTGGCCGACCAGTTCCTCGAGTTCTTCGACGGCATGTCGATCGGCTCGAACGACCTGACCCAGCTCACGCTGGGGCTGGACCGCGATTCGGGCATGGAGATCCTCGCGGCCGACTTCGACGAGCGTGACCCGGCGGTCAAGGCGCTGATCTCGCGCGCCATCACCGCCTGCCGCGCGGTCGGCAAGTACGTGGGCATCTGCGGCCAAGGGCCGAGCGACCATGCGGACTTTGCCGACTGGCTGGCTGCCGAGGGCATCGTGTCGATCTCGCTGAACCCTGACACGGTGGTCGAGACCTGGAAGAGGCTAGCCGCACGCCGCTGA